A single genomic interval of Syntrophobotulus glycolicus DSM 8271 harbors:
- the pcrA gene encoding DNA helicase PcrA, translating into MYSLEDLNPVQREAAEYLDGPLLILAGAGSGKTKALTYRIAHLIAKGVNSWNILAITFTNKAAREMRERVLALVGSEGEGLWISTFHSACVKILRREIAHLEGYSRSFVIYDASDQLSLLRSCYKELNMDEKKFNIRAVQGTISDAKNKLLDVNAFEAAATDFFSSAAAKVYRLYQRKLKDNNGLDFDDIIMLTVRIFREQPDVLGYYQEKFRYILVDEYQDTNHAQYLLINLLAKRRRNLCVVGDDDQSVYGWRGADVQNILDFERDYPEAKVLKLEQNYRSTGKILEAANAVVDHNRNRKKKALWTENPVGEELVLYRAENEHDEARFVCRSINHLKDTEGRSNSDFTVLYRTNAQSRVLEEHLMKEGIPYRIFSGTKFYERLEIKDILAYLRLVYNPADTVSFARVVNVPRRGIGAGSLEKILEYAQEQGMPVLNALSEAQYIPGLQTKGVKALDAFYHLLEDIRRKAGEGLTVTELTESLLSETGYLAELRAEDSPEANARLENLNEFLSVTEEFDANLEDDTEEDNENNTGVQDPMPRLAGFLEQVSLVAEIDHYDENEDAVKLMTMHSAKGLEFPVVFTVGLEENIFPSSRSLLEEYLLEEERRLCYVAITRAREKLFLTYTIERMIYGRIQNSLPSRFLKEIPEQLIFNQSPAAAGREKEASAAEGKVRRDWRKQGAIMAQADPGRFFVGDRVEHPRFGQGIVMTVKGEGQEAELTVVFNSEVKKLIAGYARLVKIKS; encoded by the coding sequence ATGTATTCTCTGGAGGATTTAAACCCTGTTCAGCGTGAAGCGGCAGAGTATTTGGACGGCCCCCTTCTTATTCTTGCGGGTGCCGGATCGGGTAAAACAAAGGCCCTGACTTACAGGATAGCCCATCTTATTGCTAAGGGAGTAAACTCCTGGAATATTCTGGCGATTACGTTTACGAATAAGGCTGCCAGGGAAATGCGGGAACGAGTGCTGGCCCTGGTTGGCAGCGAAGGGGAGGGACTCTGGATATCAACCTTCCATTCGGCCTGTGTCAAGATTTTGCGCCGGGAGATCGCTCATCTGGAGGGGTATTCCCGCAGTTTTGTCATTTATGATGCTTCGGACCAGCTTTCCCTGCTGCGCAGTTGTTATAAAGAACTGAATATGGATGAGAAGAAATTTAACATCAGGGCTGTGCAGGGGACAATCAGTGATGCGAAAAACAAGCTTTTGGATGTGAATGCTTTTGAAGCGGCGGCAACGGATTTTTTCAGCTCGGCTGCCGCTAAAGTTTACCGGCTTTATCAGAGAAAACTGAAAGACAACAATGGTCTGGACTTTGACGATATTATCATGCTGACCGTGCGGATTTTCCGGGAGCAGCCGGATGTGCTCGGCTATTATCAGGAAAAATTCAGATATATTCTGGTTGATGAGTACCAGGACACCAATCATGCGCAATATTTGCTGATTAATCTTTTGGCCAAGCGCCGGCGCAATCTTTGTGTGGTCGGGGATGACGACCAGTCTGTTTATGGGTGGCGGGGTGCCGATGTCCAGAATATCCTGGATTTTGAACGGGACTATCCTGAAGCGAAGGTGCTGAAGCTGGAGCAGAATTACCGCTCGACCGGGAAGATTCTGGAGGCGGCCAATGCCGTGGTGGATCACAATCGAAACAGAAAGAAGAAAGCTCTTTGGACGGAAAATCCGGTCGGGGAAGAGCTGGTCCTTTACCGGGCGGAAAATGAGCATGATGAGGCCCGGTTTGTTTGTCGCAGTATCAATCATTTAAAGGATACGGAAGGCCGCTCCAACAGCGATTTTACTGTGCTCTACCGGACAAATGCCCAGTCCAGGGTGCTGGAGGAGCACCTGATGAAGGAAGGTATCCCTTACCGGATTTTTTCAGGGACCAAATTTTATGAGCGCCTGGAAATTAAAGATATTCTTGCTTATCTGAGGCTGGTCTATAACCCTGCGGATACAGTAAGCTTTGCCCGGGTGGTCAATGTTCCCCGCAGGGGCATCGGGGCAGGTTCTCTGGAGAAAATCCTGGAATATGCCCAGGAACAGGGGATGCCGGTTCTGAACGCCTTAAGTGAGGCACAGTATATCCCCGGTCTGCAGACCAAGGGAGTGAAAGCCTTAGACGCTTTTTATCACTTGCTGGAGGATATTCGCCGCAAAGCGGGGGAAGGACTGACGGTCACGGAGCTGACCGAAAGCCTCCTGAGCGAGACGGGGTATTTGGCCGAGCTGCGGGCGGAAGACTCACCTGAAGCTAACGCCAGGCTGGAAAACCTCAATGAATTCCTGTCTGTGACCGAGGAATTTGATGCCAATCTGGAAGACGATACAGAAGAGGATAACGAAAATAACACCGGGGTCCAGGACCCCATGCCAAGGCTGGCCGGTTTTCTGGAGCAGGTTTCCCTTGTTGCGGAAATCGATCACTATGATGAAAATGAAGATGCGGTCAAGCTCATGACGATGCATAGTGCCAAAGGTCTGGAATTTCCCGTTGTGTTCACGGTCGGTCTGGAAGAAAATATTTTTCCCAGCAGCCGCAGCCTCCTGGAGGAATATTTGCTGGAGGAAGAAAGAAGACTATGCTATGTAGCGATTACCAGAGCCAGGGAAAAGCTCTTTTTAACGTATACCATTGAAAGAATGATCTATGGCCGGATTCAAAACAGTCTGCCTTCCCGTTTCTTAAAGGAGATCCCGGAACAGCTGATTTTTAACCAGTCCCCTGCCGCTGCCGGCCGGGAGAAGGAGGCTTCTGCGGCGGAAGGCAAGGTCAGGAGGGATTGGCGCAAGCAGGGCGCGATTATGGCCCAGGCCGATCCGGGCCGGTTTTTTGTCGGCGACCGGGTTGAACACCCCAGGTTTGGCCAGGGTATCGTGATGACGGTCAAGGGAGAGGGTCAGGAAGCGGAATTGACGGTCGTCTTTAACAGTGAGGTCAAGAAGCTGATTGCCGGATATGCCAGGCTGGTCAAAATCAAATCGTAA
- the ligA gene encoding NAD-dependent DNA ligase LigA: protein MSTPNNNTGQGPERLNQLKTQIEEADYRYYVLDDPQITDKEYDLLMRELVEIEGAHPEWVSPDSPSQRVGGGPSAQFAKVRHREPLLSLDNAFGREELAEFDRRVRGVVPDAEYVVELKIDGLTVALTYEEGILTRAATRGDGETGEEITANVRTIKSVPLSLRSRPAAGRLDIRGEGYLPKESFVRLNREREEEGQPLFANPRNAGAGSLRQLDSRITAGRKLGYFAYQLIQAEQIGLKTQAEVLQTLKEWGFQVNDSYKIFSKMEKVMEYCQEMTEERHQLPYEIDGLVIKVNRFDQQRELGFTAKSPRWAIAYKFPAEQVETVVKSIDINVGRTGVLTPTAIMQEVFVAGSTVARATLHNLDNIREKDIRIGDHVLLHKAGDVIPEIIKSIPEKRTGREMIFAMPESCPACDSPVVRLEGEAAYRCQNISCPARQREALFHFVSRDAMNIEGLGPAIIVQLLDKGLIDDAAGLYDLRHEQLENLERMGKKSADNLIKAIEASKTRGLAPLIFALGIRNVGIKAGRVLAQKYGSMEKLQEAGEDELCEVPDIGGIMAASITSFFRDRANRDFIRRLQKAGVRMTDSRQASSRLFAGQSIVVTGTLRSWDRREIEELIETNGGKASASVSKKTSFVLCGENPGSKADKAQALGVPVYSEEEFLEMLEENP, encoded by the coding sequence TTGAGTACCCCGAACAATAACACCGGACAGGGTCCGGAAAGACTGAACCAGCTGAAAACGCAGATTGAAGAGGCGGACTACCGTTATTATGTCCTGGATGATCCGCAGATCACGGACAAGGAATATGATCTGCTGATGCGGGAGCTGGTGGAGATTGAAGGCGCTCATCCTGAGTGGGTCAGTCCGGATTCTCCTTCCCAAAGAGTGGGGGGGGGCCCTTCCGCTCAATTTGCCAAGGTGCGTCATAGGGAGCCGCTTCTCAGTTTGGATAATGCGTTTGGCCGGGAAGAGCTGGCTGAGTTTGACCGCAGGGTGCGCGGTGTCGTGCCTGATGCGGAGTATGTGGTGGAATTGAAGATCGATGGGCTAACGGTTGCCCTGACTTATGAAGAGGGGATTTTGACCCGGGCGGCGACCAGAGGGGACGGGGAAACAGGAGAAGAGATTACCGCCAATGTCAGGACGATCAAGTCCGTTCCCTTGAGCCTGCGGTCCAGGCCGGCAGCCGGCAGGCTGGATATTCGGGGTGAGGGCTATCTGCCCAAAGAATCCTTTGTCCGGCTGAACAGGGAGCGGGAAGAAGAAGGCCAGCCTTTGTTTGCCAATCCCCGCAATGCGGGAGCCGGTTCTTTAAGACAGCTTGATTCCAGGATCACGGCCGGGAGAAAGCTGGGGTACTTTGCCTATCAGCTGATCCAGGCCGAGCAGATCGGCCTGAAAACCCAGGCGGAGGTTCTCCAAACTCTGAAGGAGTGGGGCTTTCAGGTAAATGACAGCTACAAAATCTTCTCTAAGATGGAGAAGGTCATGGAATATTGCCAGGAGATGACGGAAGAACGGCATCAGCTGCCCTATGAGATCGACGGGCTGGTGATCAAGGTGAACCGCTTTGACCAGCAGAGGGAACTGGGGTTTACCGCTAAAAGCCCGCGCTGGGCCATCGCGTATAAGTTTCCGGCAGAACAGGTGGAGACGGTAGTGAAAAGCATAGACATTAATGTCGGCCGGACAGGGGTGCTGACCCCGACCGCGATCATGCAGGAGGTATTTGTCGCGGGGTCAACCGTAGCCAGGGCAACTCTGCACAATCTGGACAATATCCGGGAAAAAGATATCCGGATCGGCGACCATGTCCTCCTGCACAAGGCCGGGGATGTGATTCCGGAAATCATCAAGTCCATTCCGGAGAAGAGAACAGGCCGGGAAATGATCTTCGCGATGCCCGAGTCCTGTCCGGCTTGTGACAGTCCGGTGGTCAGGCTGGAGGGGGAGGCTGCTTACCGCTGTCAGAATATCTCCTGTCCGGCCAGACAGAGAGAGGCGCTGTTCCATTTTGTCTCCCGGGATGCCATGAATATCGAGGGTCTGGGTCCGGCGATCATCGTCCAGCTTCTGGACAAGGGGCTGATTGATGATGCCGCCGGCTTGTACGATCTGAGGCATGAGCAGCTGGAAAACCTGGAGCGGATGGGCAAAAAATCCGCCGATAATCTGATTAAGGCAATCGAAGCCAGTAAGACCCGCGGTCTGGCCCCCCTGATCTTTGCCCTGGGCATCAGAAACGTGGGGATCAAAGCAGGCCGGGTATTGGCCCAGAAATACGGTTCCATGGAAAAGCTGCAGGAGGCCGGAGAGGATGAGCTCTGCGAGGTGCCTGATATTGGCGGCATTATGGCGGCAAGCATCACTTCTTTTTTTCGGGACCGGGCCAACCGGGATTTTATCAGAAGACTGCAGAAGGCCGGAGTTCGGATGACGGACAGCAGACAGGCTTCCTCGCGGCTCTTTGCCGGTCAAAGCATCGTAGTAACCGGAACTTTGCGCAGTTGGGACCGCCGGGAGATAGAGGAGCTCATTGAAACCAACGGGGGCAAGGCCTCCGCGAGTGTCAGCAAGAAGACCTCCTTTGTGCTCTGCGGGGAAAATCCCGGTTCCAAAGCGGATAAAGCGCAGGCACTGGGCGTACCGGTCTATTCGGAAGAGGAGTTCCTGGAGATGCTGGAGGAGAATCCTTGA
- the glk gene encoding glucokinase: MCMILTGDIGGTKTKFALFSWEDQQFKLIHQERVESKSISSLEDAVAGYLAGNHPGQSAGIEAAWFSLAGPIAGNSCRLTNLDLTVDLRSLQKRLDFIPRVGWSNDLVAMGYGIAVLPEDALLRLNGPGKQEDDRGEILNRAVLAPGTGLGEALMIGDQVYPTEGAHTDFAPHNEEDLELWRYLHRRYGHVSYERILSGAGLSNLYQFLRAQKKSPEQLPDQLPPEEISAKGLARSCPVCTKALDMFVRLLGAEAGNLALKSLALGGVYLGGGIPPKIREKLTDGTLLAAFLDKGRFSRLLKDIPVDVILEENTPLLGAAYLALQAQR; the protein is encoded by the coding sequence ATGTGCATGATTTTAACCGGGGATATCGGGGGCACCAAAACAAAATTCGCCTTGTTTTCATGGGAGGATCAGCAATTTAAGCTGATTCACCAGGAAAGGGTTGAGAGCAAATCAATTTCTTCTCTGGAGGACGCGGTGGCAGGTTATCTCGCAGGGAATCATCCCGGACAGTCCGCGGGGATTGAAGCGGCCTGGTTCAGTCTGGCCGGGCCGATAGCAGGAAACAGCTGCCGGCTGACCAATCTTGACCTGACCGTTGATCTGCGTTCTTTGCAAAAGCGGCTGGACTTTATTCCGAGGGTCGGCTGGAGCAATGATCTTGTCGCGATGGGCTACGGGATTGCTGTTTTGCCGGAGGATGCCCTGCTCAGGCTGAACGGCCCGGGAAAACAGGAAGACGACAGAGGTGAGATCCTGAACAGAGCTGTTCTGGCGCCGGGGACAGGGCTGGGGGAAGCTCTGATGATCGGTGATCAGGTTTATCCGACGGAAGGGGCCCATACGGACTTTGCTCCCCATAATGAGGAAGACCTGGAGTTATGGCGGTATTTGCACAGACGCTACGGCCATGTCAGTTATGAGCGGATTCTCTCGGGGGCAGGCCTGAGCAATCTCTATCAGTTTTTGCGGGCGCAAAAAAAGAGCCCTGAGCAGCTTCCGGATCAGTTGCCTCCGGAGGAGATCAGTGCCAAGGGGCTGGCTCGAAGTTGTCCTGTCTGTACAAAGGCCCTGGATATGTTTGTCCGCCTTCTTGGGGCGGAGGCCGGCAATCTGGCTTTGAAATCTCTGGCTCTGGGCGGGGTCTACCTTGGCGGGGGCATACCGCCGAAGATCAGGGAAAAGCTGACGGATGGCACTTTGCTGGCTGCTTTTCTGGATAAAGGCAGGTTCAGCCGATTGCTCAAAGATATCCCTGTTGATGTGATCCTGGAGGAAAACACGCCGCTTTTGGGGGCGGCTTATTTGGCCCTGCAGGCTCAGAGATAA